In a genomic window of Spiroplasma melliferum:
- a CDS encoding Spiroplasmavirus-related protein, whose amino-acid sequence MIIFLYVMVFITMFFVLCFYLADSIIAFKHRKEIQNNRSIIKSLKEQIKQQQVINKI is encoded by the coding sequence ATGATTATATTTTTATATGTAATGGTATTTATTACAATGTTTTTTGTTTTATGTTTTTATCTTGCTGATAGCATTATAGCGTTTAAACATAGAAAAGAAATTCAAAATAATCGTTCAATTATTAAGTCTCTTAAAGAACAAATTAAACAGCAACAAGTTATTAATAAAATTTAA